The region AATTTCTGAAACCAATGGCAAAAAGTAATGCATTTGTCTTTGTCACTGACAACCAGTTCCTGAATTGTAAACCCGTATGGATACATGTCCACTTTCTTCGCAGGTCTGTAAAATATGCTCCAAGACATCCCACATTCCTGAGAGAAATGTCAAACAGACTTTGAAGGAAAGACAAACAATCATAGTTTCACATCAGTGACTTTTTCTTTGGATAATGACAGCTATCTCCTGCCGTGAAGATCCAACACCATCCCACTGCTCTACATCTCCTTCACTAACTTTTGTATGCAGCATTTAAATGATATATGCTGGTTACCAAACCATTCAACAAACAttcacagtaatgtcttaaagaaacCAGTAGTCCATTTTTTTTCCATACAAAACAAGCACTCTTTGACAGTATAGCAATACAATGTCACTAAACACTGAGCTCCAGCCACAGCGACGAGCAGAAATACACTGTTATGTGAAACAATGTTGCAGAGGGCAATGTTGCCATGTCAAATTCACAAATTACACGGTGCAATTTCAGTGGACTTACTACACACTTGTGGGACCTCTTTTGAGTGGAACACCCTATATTTGTGTCTATGTACTTATTTGCACTGCGGATGTCAACATGTTTTATGCACCAGCTACTAGAGGTGCTGTTTTATTCTTATTAGGAATATACTTATTCTCAATCTGGTTACCTATTGTTTTTCAGGGAgacttttttttttccagttccttGGTTACGGACTAAATATTCTTGTATTCTCGAGCAAAAAGTCTACATGCATGTAAAATTTTTCTGAAGCTACTGAATCCCAATAAATTTCCTTTCCTATGCCAAGACATAAAGTGTTTGTTCATTCCTTCCTCCTATAAAAGTTTGTATTTTGTACACAAGTCAGGTTAGACCTAGACCTAGACATGAACAATTTAGATGATCAGATAGCAGATGCAGCAGTCAACCCAACAAATACACTTACTTCTTTATGTTGATGATCTGCTGATAACTTCAAGTTCTGAGAGAATTGACGATATAAAAGTTGTTATGGAGGGATAACTTTGAAATGCAGGATTTAGATGTGATTAGCAACTATATGAGAATGAATATTGTTCCAAATTTAAGGAAGGAAACTAATACTATTTGTTGAGGTAGCTATCTTCAAGAAGTATTAATGGTTTTTGATATGTCTGACAGCAATTCTGTTtcaactcccctggaggaaaatttCTGATAACAGAATGTTaaagaataatatgaaaatgaAGACAACGAGGAAAAATGGagacaatgagaaaaaatgtagaaATTTAATAGTGTTATCGATGTATGTCATGTTATTAGTTAGGTTCCAGACCAAATATTTgtataacaataaatattttaagcaAGTAGGAACCATGTGGACGCCTGGATTTATGGAATCTTTAAAACATGTATTGTATAACATTAACAGAACCACAAAACCGTGTCCGTTATATGCTAGGgataaaatttttattcattctatAAATTGTAATGTTGACTCTGATTGGGCTGGTGACAGTAGTTAGAATGTTTAAAGCTTTGGGCTGTAATGTTTCATGGGCATCTAACAAGCAAACCCACATCTCTGTCATAAACAGAATCCGAATTTGTAAGCATGGCAACTAGTGAAGCCTTCTGGCTCAGTAATTTGTATTATTCATTGCACCGTTGTTTTTTGAAGATAATATGCCAATAATGAGCATTTGCAAGAATCCACTGTTCCATCGTAAACTTAAGCATATAGATGTAAAATctgtatttcaaacaatggaaaatccacgatggaatgtaacaatattatgaaaaggatagctggtACTCACCAAATAGTGAAGACGCTCAGACGCAGGTagacacaacaaaaggactgtccgAAAGTGAGCTGTTCTTCATCAGAAATAAGACAacatacacgcacacgcacaaatgcgattcaaaattttatttgttagaGAGAAAGTCTCTGCTAAGAAAGTTGTGTTAAGGCACAAATGTGAAACCAGCTGCTGTTTTGATGAAGTCGCTGggtaaaagaaaatttgaaaaatttagaGCCTTTCTACGACTTCCTTAAATCTTGTAAATTAGTTTTTGTACCTTTGCTAATTAACATTGAGGGAGGGTGGAAATGGTATAATAGCAACACTGCTCCTTTTGGTTTATGTTCACTTccattctcaaacattttacttttattttatcattattttcttTTAGCCTCTGTGTGTGCCATTGTCGTCTGCTATTGAGTTTTATGCTAATATATAATTAAAGAAAACTCTATACAAACAGACTTATTACTGAGCTTCACTGACTAAACCTGATTACATGAATGATAGTATTTTAAGAATATAGATTGCATTATGAGAATGATACCTGGTGTTAATTCTTGAATATCCTGCAGAGATCTcttcaagattagattagattagattaatacttgttccataggtcatgaatacgacacttcgtaatgatgtggaacgtgtcaggttaataaaagatgtctgtacaagaaattacattacacaaaatattgcatgacacaaattattaaggttttttttttttttttttttattttttatacttagtttatatctaaaaattcagccaatgagtagaaggagttgtcatctagaaattcttttaatttatttttaaatgttagttgatgttagttggctatctgtcaggcttttgatgctgtttggtaggtgcccaaagacttttgtggcaccataatttacccctttctgtgccaaagtcagatttaaccctgcatagtgaagatcatcctttctcctggtgttgtaggtatgcacactgctattacttttgaattgggttggattattatcaacaaatttcataagggaatatatatactgtgaggttactgtgaggatccctagatccttaaatagatgtctgcaggatgaccgtgggtgggctccagcaattattctgattacacgtttttgtgcaatgaatacttttctactcaacgatgaattaccccagaatatgatgccatacgaaagcagtgaatgaaagtaggcatagtaagctaatttactgagattcttatcaccaaaatttgcaataaccctaatagcatacgtagctgaactcagacgtttcagcagaccatcaatgtgttgcttccagtttaacctctcatcaatggacacacctaaaaattttgaaaattctaccttagctacagacttctgttcaaattcgatatttattactggagttgtgccatttactgtacggaactgtatatactgtgttttatcaaaatttaaagagagtccgtttgctgagaaccacttaataattttgtgaaaaacatcatttacaattacatcacttagttcttggtttttggatgttattactatacttgtatcatcagcaaaaagaactaactttgcatcttcatcaatgtggaatggtaagtcattaatgtatatcaaggacagtaaaggacctaagaccgaaccctgtgggaccccgtgcttgataacaccccagtttgaggaatcagctgttgtttcaacattacacgaaccacttatttcaactttctgcattcttccagttaagtatgaattaaaccatttgtgcactgccccactcaaaccataatgatttagcttatctaaaagaattccatgatttacaaaatcaaaggcctttgagagatcacaaaaaataccaatgggtgatgtccggttattcagagcatttaatattttaatcagtgaaagcatatatagcattttctgttgaaaagcctttctgaaaaccaaactgacattttgttagtactttatttttacaaatatgggaggctactcttgaatacattactttctcaaaaatttttgatagagctgtcagaagagagattgggcggtagttgttgacatcctacgtatccccctttttatgcaaaactgggtattttgacaactacttcacaatacatatattcattagTGTCCTTTTCTTTACCAATAGTTTTCTTTTGACAAGAAACAGAGAAACCCATGAATATAACAGTAAGACCGCAAACAATATCTACAAAGATTTTAAGGGATTAACATTAGTAGATAAAGAAATCAGATACATGGGTACACATGTATAAAGTGAAACGGCTAGCAATAATGATGTTTTACATATTAGCTGGTGGCTGTACAATAGGCCTACAGTTTTAAATAAACAAACACCCTGACATTCTGTTATGAAATGGATACAAAAATCAATGAAAAATGTAGTGATGACACTAGGCTGCCattcttttattctaaaattggtaTCTAAGCTCCATGTTGGACACAGAGGAAAGTTCGGTTCGAGTCATCATCTTTGACCAATGACATAGGAAACATGGCAAACACCATAAACAttcattggctttgccaactcacaactAAACTGTTACATTCCAACCTAACCTATGCCCCGAGCTAAGCTACAAATCAGTGTTTTACCATAACCAGTTTTACGTTTTTACTTTCAAATACATTACTTTGCCAACTATCAGCAAATCTGTGAGTATATATACCAAAAAGTGGTGTGACAGCAGCCATTGACATCATGTCACTGGCCAAAGCCAAATACTTGTATCAAACATCCCTCTTGACCCCTCCATGtttgtcacaatattatctgtataGGATGAATGAACTTATGAACTTCTTCAAGGCTTAAGTCGGGCCTCAGCACAGTACAGAGATGAGTAATTATTGACATCCTGTATTATTCACAGCAAAACATCCAGAAGCAGATTAAACCATAGTGGCTGCCAGCAGCTGGTCAGGTGGGTGTGCAAAACAAGTGAAAATTTGGTCGCCTTCTGACAATAtatgctctgttatcaaaacagttATAAGATTAAAATCGGAATCTCAGTTGATATACTTACATCTGTTGCCTCCTTTTGCACCAAACGACATTAAAATTAATGTACAGTATGAAAGGAACAGGGGTGAAACAACACCTACATAACTTAGCGTTATTGCCCCATCTAACTTGTTTGCAAGCAGCACCTGGAAATTAATAGAATGAAATATAATTTGATAACTCCTGTGTAAGCTAAAATGTGAGTGAACAGCTGTTTCAAAAGTAATAAATGGTGTGATTATTACCTGAAAAATGAGTATTGGTATGACCAGAAATGTATATCCTAAGGCTGAATTAAAAGATGTTCTCCTTTGTTGGGGATTTACTTCAGGGGCCCTAAGCAAAATTCCTGCAAAAattattgtatacaacactccAACTAATGACAGACACATTAAAATCCAGAGTGGCACGAAAACAACTTCCCAGCTCCACGATATAAATCCATCTAATTTTAGAGCCAGGAATATGAACTGTAGTATATTGACAGAACAGAAAAGTTCAAGCTGGAAAATAAAACGCAGTGCATTACTCTTTTTTTAAGATCAATCTGAAATCAAATCAAACAAAAATGTGCAAAGTCTCTCACTTACCTCAAACGAGCGGTCATGTTTCACAGCCCAGATGCAGACAGCGATTGAAACGATTGAAATAAATATGAGAGGTATGAAaacaagtatccacaaatgtctgtCAGACTCCAGTTTGTCACAGACCAGCAGTTCAAACATTAGAAGAATCAAGTGGAGTGCTAAGCTTATTAGCATTGCTTTGTAGTGCACATATGCTTCGCCCTCCaaccttttaaaaaataaaacagaacattaacTGAATCGATACGCTACTAAGGCTACTTGTCTTTTCAGTTCCGTGTTTATATTCTGCCACTTTGACAAATTTcagatttcacacattacaaagcaGCAGAGAAAATATTTACCTAAAATGTGGGTACCTCCACCATACATAGCTGCCGACAGTTGCCCCTGAGAtaaccataaatttccaaaaccatATTGGTATAAACACTGTCCAGTAACTCCAGATAATTGTCCCATCAAGTCGCAGGGCAAATAAAGCGGTAAAAACCATTAAACACACGTGAACAAGGAACTTGCTGAAATTGAAATGTAACATAAATACTTGAAATTACCACAGCTACTGTGAGAGGTGTCCACAAGGAAAACATAAACAATGACAGCGCCTTATCGAACAAAGAAATATGCTTTACCTTGGATTAAAGTCCTGGAATAATGTTTGCAGGTTCATGTTCAATTTTTCTGATATCTAGTACGTAGTAGTtactatcacatgtttgttttggcTTAAACGTACTTTCCTGTCAAAACAAAGGGCATaaacacatttccattttttttcttattcagcTGACTGCCTATGCATTCATTTTGGTGATATCGACCTCGTAGTAGTGAGAGGAAAACGGCCAAGAATTTTATGATTTGTTATTGTTGAGTATTTCGTTGTGATTACAAAATGATACTATGCATtcacaagtaaaatatttttcaatatatatcAATATTATGATAGTTATAAAGACTACTATATTTAATATGAACTTTTTTGTTCAATGGCTGTTATTTCTTGATGAAGTTATATTTTGAATTAATATATTTCCTAGGTCTCACTAAATAAAGTTTTTCATATTACAGGTGTTCAACAGGGATTATTGAAACGGCTCTGAGTTCAGCAACTTGAGTTGTGTATCGATAACACGACGATAGGCGGAAGGGTATTGTCTGCGACAGTGAAACTTTCTGACTCCATGTGCTGAGTCGAGCAAGTAGCTTCCGGCGTGTTCTTTCTAGTTGTACGTGAAATCATGGCGGTGGGTAAGAATAAGGGGCTGTCGAAAGGAGGAAAGAAAGGTGTTAAGAAGAAGATGTGAGTAAACACTATTGCGCTTGTCCCTTTGATGTTGTTTAGATGATTGTGGTTATTACATTAATATGTCTGTGCGTTTTAGTGATTAATCGATGGACGTTGATAATTCTTCAAAGCGTGGATATGCTTGTTCCTGTAAGAGAGTTATTGCGTTGCTgggatgttttgttttatttatgctCATGGTGTTTAGCGTTTGTATGAATATATAGGATCTATTAGTAATTAAATTTTAGGTAAAACGGAATGGTTTCATATCTTCAACACATGCATAGTGTAACATGCGGAACAGTATGAAGTAGATCAAATACTTGTACACTGAATTCTTAAACTTTTCTTAGAGTTTTGTGTCttggaggaaaaaaaaatcttgtgcTATTCTAAAAATTGCCATAATAGCGTATTATTTTCGTGGGCATGTTGTCATGAGTTTTACGGCTGCTGTGTGTTTAGCTCCTTGTTAGAATTAGTCCTACAGTATGTGAATTAAGACAgtgaaattcattttcatttaagtatttgtaaaaatatcgtAAGCAATGGATTCTTCATCGCTAATTTAATCTGTGAACGAAAGTGCCTATGGATTTTAAATACATCGTCAAGCAtatgacaagatttttttttttttttttaaactctacaCAAAATTCTAATTCTTTCTACCAGGAACTCGCATTGTCTAGGTCATCAGTCATCTCAGAATATTACCCTGTAGGACGCTCGTGAACGAAAATGTGAAGTATATTTACTCGTTTCGTGTCCAAATAACGTTTTGAGCCAGTGCAATACTTGAtaactttatttacattttttctgtTGTGGTTTCATTTGTTTCCTTGACGATCTGCAATATGTACGAATCCAGCCTCTCAATTCGCATTAACTGATAGTTAACAGAACAAGAACAGTAATGGGCCTCATGGTGTAACCTTAAACACTTGTTGTGATTTCTCACCAAGCATTATGGTGTCTGGCTTTGTATGACTTTAAAATTCCATTGTAGTTTTCCACTCATTAGAATTCGTGATTTGGGAGGAAGATATGTACGTGTCGAATTATCAGGAATCTTAAGCTTCAGTGTGTTGGCCTAATTATGTAATTTTGTGTTCCGATGTGTCGGTATTACTTCAGCGTTTCGCAGTGTGGTAATGAAATATTTCTCGTGTGTATTCGCTCAAAGATGTAGTGGTCCGTGTCTATTGGATTTACAGCAAATTACCTGATGCCAATCACTGTACTCTGTTGCAGGCATAATCAGTTCTATGCAGGAATGACATAAGACAGCAGTTTGGTAATCAGTGGTGCATAGACTTTCATTAGGGTCTTCACCTAGTAAATTATGTTCCTCCTACATTGGATTAACTGAGGTGGAAGATATTGCTTCGTTGATTCGTAACTGGCAAAATTTTACTTCAGACAGGAGCTGTGTAGTGTGCTGATGTTGGCAATGATGGTCGGTGAAGTAAATAACTAATGCTGTTCCTGCTCTCTCATTGAGAGGTTCTTGTATGAAGTTCTTTGTAAAGTGAACATTTCATAACAAGATATTTGGGATAATAAGAATGTCATATAATTCCTAGCATTCGACATTCGTTGCCAACATTGTAACAACATGCCTGCTGCCGTAAGGAAAATTTAACCCTGGTAAACAAATAGTGTTTAAAATGTCCTAGACCACAGGCCATGCTGCAGGTCAGTATGTCACCACATTTAAAATTTCGTTTTCAAATTTATTGGCTTACCCAACATTTCATTCTAACCTAACAGGCTTTGGCTTCACTATGGAAATCTGTCGCCACGATTTACATTTTGAAAACTACTGCAGATGGAAGAGATCTTGTCAGCTTTCTTCGTTTGTGCACCTAGCCTAGTTTACACTGAATTGAATGAATGTGAATGAGCATTCTTCATAATGTACGGTATGTGCTAGCAGAGTGCAAGAGAACACACTTGGTGAAGTTCAGTTCACATTTCCATGTGTTTCTTCAGGTTTGCTGGGTATGTCATTCAGTGAACTATCAAAAGAAGTCATTATATACTTCCAACCAGGCGAGAGCAGAGTGAATAAGCACaagctttgtatttatttttatgaaaagtAACAACACAATGTTTCTTGACAGTAAAGTCTGAATCTGTGTACTATTCTGATTAAAAGTACATGGAAGATCTGGTCATTCTCAGTGTGTTCATTGACTATAACTTGTCACATAGCTGAAATGCCACTCTTTGTAGCTTGTGTGGTGGGTTGTATGTACATGCACATTTCATTAATCATACTTAGACATTAACTTCTATGAATTTATTCTATACAGTCCTTGGAACAGCTGTGTA is a window of Schistocerca gregaria isolate iqSchGreg1 chromosome 8, iqSchGreg1.2, whole genome shotgun sequence DNA encoding:
- the LOC126284980 gene encoding transmembrane protein 185B isoform X1, which codes for MNLQTLFQDFNPSKFLVHVCLMVFTALFALRLDGTIIWSYWTVFIPIWFWKFMVISGATVGSYVWWRYPHFRLEGEAYVHYKAMLISLALHLILLMFELLVCDKLESDRHLWILVFIPLIFISIVSIAVCIWAVKHDRSFELELFCSVNILQFIFLALKLDGFISWSWEVVFVPLWILMCLSLVGVLYTIIFAGILLRAPEVNPQQRRTSFNSALGYTFLVIPILIFQVLLANKLDGAITLSYVGVVSPLFLSYCTLILMSFGAKGGNRWWFGIRKDFCHFLLSLCPFLQEYANIAYSIQSDDGSRRANAGTSSSSETSVADMKTEKRLKKPELLKPVVPVVSIDMPD
- the LOC126284980 gene encoding transmembrane protein 185B isoform X2, translated to MNLQTLFQDFNPSKFLVHVCLMVFTALFALRLDGTIIWSYWTVFIPIWFWKFMVISGATVGSYVWWRYPHFRLEGEAYVHYKAMLISLALHLILLMFELLVCDKLESDRHLWILVFIPLIFISIVSIAVCIWAVKHDRSFELELFCSVNILQFIFLALKLDGFISWSWEVVFVPLWILMCLSLVGVLYTIIFAGILLRAPEVNPQQRRTSFNSALGYTFLVIPILIFQVLLANKLDGAITLSYVGVVSPLFLSYCTLILMSFGAKGGNRYQLCNKRRTRFLIGYAIRWMAANAL